The following proteins are co-located in the Pirellulales bacterium genome:
- a CDS encoding tetratricopeptide repeat protein yields the protein MSVSPSSLPETKADPPYSAVGRDNRREPIRDVCSNEILAATLQRMADEWRLRRGRSAEQWLAENPELNADAESAVRIVYEEFCLREERGETIESTELYRRFPQWHDALAVVLDCHRLLHNVHQPPQFPEAGDCLGEFRLFRELGRGGLGRVFLATQPSLSDRQLVVKLTARGGQEHLSLARLQHTNIVPLYLVQDFPEENLRALCMPYLGGATWAAVLRGIQGCRFSDHSGRQIVEQLTEAQCQDSTPLGATGPAISYLARSTYVDAVCWIGACLADALCYAHQRGLVHLDVKPSNVLLAGDGQPMLLDFHLACETRRFRDKTIDRLGGTPGYMSPEQCSATEAVRRGAAIPQPLDASSDVYSLGVLLYESLAGKLPAAEALDSRRELRAANPHVSRGLEDILHKCLAHDPAARYRDAGQLAADLRRHLASLPLCGVANRSLAERLQKWRRRRPHAMPMLAIGLAAAVVMCTAGGLYYRDRIRGAEASLVASQRELANKEFAPSIEHARLAWGALLWFPWEVELKNKIQAQIGAARRSQAITSLHEFVDKLRFLDLQQVSDRNLAHIGAGCHEIWQARTTLAAPATGETGDHRDARLDEPLRRDLLDLAVFSSRIDLQLSRPATASDARRQARQMLDEARQLCGSSLLLDLEEREISTDAQHSAAEIRTDALPTAGNAWEHYAIGRWLMRHGSPAEAERQFEAAVALQPDEFWAYYQQTRCQVELGQIEQALASAAVCVALAPQHAECFYNRALCHESLGHEQDALADYSRALELDPTLAPAALARGILLAHLHRFTEATTDFDSALAHGSRPSEVYYQTARMHLAQHETAAAIHWLRKSLSEDPADPAALALQEELASTARH from the coding sequence ATGAGTGTCTCGCCGTCATCGTTGCCGGAAACCAAAGCCGATCCGCCCTACTCCGCGGTGGGTCGCGACAACCGGCGCGAGCCAATCCGCGATGTCTGCTCGAATGAGATTCTAGCGGCCACGCTGCAACGCATGGCGGACGAGTGGCGCTTGCGCCGGGGGAGATCGGCCGAGCAGTGGCTCGCCGAAAATCCCGAACTGAACGCCGACGCCGAGAGCGCCGTCCGCATTGTTTACGAGGAATTCTGTCTGCGCGAAGAGCGCGGGGAGACGATTGAATCGACCGAACTCTACCGGCGGTTTCCTCAATGGCACGACGCTTTGGCCGTCGTGCTCGATTGCCATCGGCTGCTGCACAACGTTCACCAACCTCCGCAGTTTCCCGAGGCCGGCGATTGCCTCGGTGAATTCCGATTGTTCCGCGAGCTGGGACGCGGTGGCCTGGGCCGAGTGTTTCTGGCGACGCAGCCGTCGCTCTCCGACCGCCAGCTCGTCGTGAAACTGACGGCGCGCGGCGGCCAAGAGCATCTGTCTTTGGCCCGCTTGCAGCACACCAACATCGTGCCGCTCTATCTAGTTCAGGACTTCCCCGAAGAAAACCTGCGGGCGCTTTGCATGCCGTATTTGGGCGGCGCGACGTGGGCCGCGGTCTTGCGAGGAATCCAGGGCTGCCGCTTCTCCGACCACTCCGGGCGACAGATCGTCGAGCAATTGACTGAGGCGCAATGCCAGGACTCGACGCCGCTGGGCGCGACGGGGCCCGCGATCAGCTATCTGGCGCGATCGACCTATGTCGACGCGGTGTGCTGGATCGGCGCCTGCCTGGCCGACGCGTTGTGCTATGCGCACCAGCGCGGATTGGTGCATTTGGATGTCAAGCCGTCGAACGTCCTTTTGGCTGGCGACGGCCAACCGATGTTGCTCGACTTCCATCTCGCCTGTGAAACGCGGCGCTTTCGGGACAAAACGATCGATCGATTGGGAGGCACGCCGGGATACATGTCGCCGGAACAATGCTCCGCCACCGAGGCCGTCCGGCGCGGCGCGGCGATCCCGCAGCCGCTGGACGCCAGTTCCGATGTCTACTCGCTGGGCGTCTTATTGTACGAGTCGCTCGCCGGCAAGCTACCGGCGGCTGAGGCGTTGGATTCCAGACGCGAACTTCGCGCGGCGAACCCGCATGTAAGCCGGGGACTCGAAGATATTCTGCACAAGTGCCTGGCACACGATCCGGCGGCTCGATATCGCGACGCCGGCCAGTTGGCGGCCGATTTGCGGCGCCATCTGGCCAGTTTGCCATTGTGCGGTGTCGCGAACCGCAGCTTGGCCGAGCGTTTGCAAAAGTGGCGTCGTCGCAGGCCGCATGCGATGCCGATGTTGGCGATCGGCTTGGCGGCCGCCGTGGTAATGTGCACCGCGGGCGGGCTGTATTATCGCGACCGCATTCGCGGCGCGGAGGCGTCGCTCGTCGCGTCGCAACGGGAACTTGCGAACAAGGAATTTGCGCCTTCCATCGAGCACGCGCGGCTCGCTTGGGGCGCATTGCTCTGGTTTCCCTGGGAGGTCGAACTTAAGAATAAGATTCAGGCGCAAATCGGCGCCGCGAGGCGATCGCAGGCGATCACCTCACTGCACGAGTTTGTCGATAAACTGCGTTTTCTAGACCTTCAGCAAGTTAGCGATCGCAACCTGGCGCATATTGGCGCCGGCTGCCACGAGATTTGGCAAGCCCGCACAACGCTCGCAGCACCCGCAACCGGCGAGACCGGGGATCACCGCGATGCCCGGCTCGACGAACCACTGCGTCGTGACCTGCTGGACCTGGCAGTTTTCTCCTCCCGCATCGATCTCCAATTGTCGCGGCCTGCGACGGCGTCCGACGCGCGCCGGCAGGCGCGCCAAATGCTGGACGAAGCACGGCAACTTTGCGGCTCCAGCCTGTTGTTGGATCTCGAAGAGCGCGAGATTTCCACCGACGCGCAGCACAGCGCCGCGGAGATCCGAACCGATGCCCTTCCCACCGCCGGCAATGCCTGGGAGCACTATGCCATCGGGCGCTGGCTGATGCGCCACGGCTCGCCGGCTGAGGCGGAGCGACAATTCGAGGCCGCGGTCGCCCTGCAACCGGATGAGTTTTGGGCATATTATCAACAGACGCGCTGCCAAGTCGAACTCGGACAAATCGAGCAGGCGCTGGCATCGGCAGCCGTGTGCGTGGCGCTGGCGCCGCAGCACGCCGAATGCTTTTATAATCGCGCGCTCTGTCATGAATCGCTGGGCCACGAACAGGATGCGCTGGCCGACTATAGCCGAGCGCTCGAACTCGATCCCACTTTAGCGCCGGCCGCGCTGGCCCGTGGCATACTGCTCGCGCACCTGCATCGATTTACCGAGGCGACGACCGACTTCGATTCGGCGCTGGCGCATGGCAGCCGGCCGAGCGAAGTTTACTATCAGACGGCTCGAATGCATCTTGCCCAGCACGAGACCGCGGCAGCCATCCACTGGCTCCGCAAATCGTTGTCCGAAGACCCCGCGGATCCGGCGGCGCTTGCGCTCCAAGAGGAGCTGGCTTCGACCGCGCGGCACTGA
- a CDS encoding DUF2961 domain-containing protein, which produces MKRLLMVFMTVGMVVGVVPRPAQAEAPAVTLKSLLRELIDYDNLARWPEPAFTCRQASSYDRASKTPDDPKGWFANGDQNQFIRMEKVGDHTEKVMMDEDGPGAVVRFWITSGDTKKGKIRIYLDGSESPVVTVPSYDFTNNDAIPAGKPLLTSHPGASPKGRGGNTLFLPIPYAKHCKVTWEEGEKPNTFSRYYQLNYRTYPAGTSVETYSPAVLEAAKEIREQVNQTLANPPAPTGNDVLVAVLAPADRRIEPGNESTVFLPAEAAVRQLEIQTDTTDAQSLRSLVLQAEFDGEETIWCPVSDFFGS; this is translated from the coding sequence ATGAAAAGGCTTTTGATGGTTTTCATGACCGTGGGGATGGTTGTCGGCGTGGTTCCCCGACCAGCTCAGGCCGAGGCGCCCGCCGTGACTTTGAAGTCGCTGCTGCGTGAGTTGATCGACTACGACAACCTCGCCCGTTGGCCGGAGCCGGCGTTCACTTGTCGGCAGGCCAGCAGTTACGATCGGGCCTCCAAGACGCCCGACGATCCCAAGGGTTGGTTCGCCAACGGCGATCAGAACCAATTCATCCGGATGGAAAAGGTGGGCGACCACACCGAAAAGGTGATGATGGATGAAGACGGGCCGGGGGCGGTCGTGCGGTTCTGGATCACGTCTGGGGACACGAAGAAGGGAAAGATTCGCATTTATTTGGATGGCAGCGAGTCGCCCGTCGTCACCGTGCCGTCCTACGATTTCACGAACAACGACGCCATTCCCGCCGGCAAGCCGCTGCTCACCTCGCACCCCGGAGCGTCGCCCAAGGGGCGCGGCGGCAACACGCTCTTCCTGCCGATCCCGTACGCGAAACATTGCAAGGTCACTTGGGAAGAAGGGGAGAAGCCCAACACCTTCTCGCGATATTACCAACTCAACTATCGCACCTACCCAGCCGGCACGAGTGTGGAAACCTATTCGCCGGCGGTGCTGGAAGCGGCCAAGGAAATCCGTGAGCAAGTGAACCAAACGCTGGCCAATCCGCCGGCGCCGACCGGCAACGACGTGCTGGTCGCAGTCCTTGCACCAGCGGACCGGCGGATCGAGCCTGGCAACGAATCGACCGTGTTTCTCCCTGCGGAAGCGGCCGTTCGGCAACTGGAAATCCAAACCGATACGACCGATGCGCAATCCCTTCGCTCGCTGGTCTTGCAGGCTGAATTTGACGGCGAAGAGACGATCTGGTGCCCGGTCAGCGATTTCTTCGGCAGCG